In Candidatus Defluviilinea proxima, a single genomic region encodes these proteins:
- a CDS encoding DUF4129 domain-containing protein, producing MPDGTIFLDHMRALFEKKYWVLLISILALGALTALSVSLKNVSFKDAQPIGREEADAFDASAKVAVESLPEVSLQSQVILWILIALLVVLVGVLLSPETRKKLLRLLFRIAFSYWALYFLFKRYPEALSALNLNLWGNAETRKDDALANIPPPVFTPPQQTPLLSYVMSLLIVLGALWLLWKFYRVWADLRLAKSSPLQEIARIAHSSLRDLSNGRESTDVILNCYFRMSDVVADKKSIHRMASMTPAEFAARLENSGLPGEPVQNLTRLFESVRYGSRKAGPKETNEAVACLTTILQYCGEPI from the coding sequence TTGCCCGATGGTACAATTTTTCTCGATCATATGCGTGCCTTATTTGAAAAAAAGTATTGGGTACTGTTGATTTCCATCCTTGCGTTGGGGGCTTTGACCGCGCTCTCTGTCAGCCTGAAAAATGTTTCTTTTAAAGATGCCCAGCCCATCGGTCGGGAAGAGGCGGATGCATTTGATGCCAGTGCAAAGGTCGCTGTTGAGTCCCTGCCTGAAGTGTCGCTTCAGTCCCAGGTCATCCTTTGGATCTTGATCGCTTTGTTGGTGGTGTTGGTGGGGGTGTTGCTATCCCCTGAGACACGTAAGAAGTTATTGCGTCTTTTGTTTCGTATCGCGTTCTCGTATTGGGCGTTGTATTTTCTTTTTAAACGTTACCCTGAGGCGCTCTCTGCGTTGAATCTAAATCTTTGGGGCAATGCTGAAACTCGCAAGGATGATGCGCTGGCCAATATCCCGCCCCCGGTCTTTACACCTCCACAACAAACTCCTTTGCTTTCTTATGTCATGAGCCTGTTGATCGTTCTGGGCGCGTTATGGTTGCTGTGGAAGTTTTATCGTGTATGGGCAGATCTACGACTCGCAAAATCCAGCCCGTTGCAGGAAATCGCTCGTATCGCACATTCGTCGTTGCGTGATCTTTCAAATGGACGTGAATCGACCGATGTGATCTTGAATTGTTATTTCCGTATGAGCGATGTGGTGGCGGATAAAAAGAGTATTCACCGAATGGCATCCATGACGCCTGCGGAATTTGCCGCGCGGCTTGAAAATTCAGGTTTGCCCGGTGAGCCTGTTCAAAACCTGACGCGCTTATTCGAGAGTGTTCGTTATGGCTCCCGTAAAGCTGGGCCCAAAGAGACGAACGAAGCGGTAGCATGCCTCACGACCATTTTGCAGTATTGTGGGGAACCCATATGA
- a CDS encoding DUF58 domain-containing protein encodes MSRSLFLGIIIYVLLVTGMATVRGGMIALSLPLVVYLLAGFLLIPDKVKLEATRHLSAERVSPNADVTVTVTITNRGSDLDEVLVEDILPADLKIRVEHNRHLIRLPKDSSYTFSYVVYGPRGGYGFETVKAEIKDILAVTSREVQMEAKGQLFVFPPLTRLRHVAIRPRRTRVYAGTIPARAGGSGTEFYGVREYQPGDSPHAINWRASAHSMDALYSNEFQQERVADVGIILDGRVRTNAFTHGHSLFEHSVQAAAALTDALLFQGNRVGLLVYAKYLGWTFPGYGRVQRERILHALAHARPGGSEVFSDLEHLPARFFPPESQIILVSPLLDGDLQPLVQLRAQGYQVLVVSPDHVKFETSYLPKHRNVELASRVVQLERQLILQKAQRAGIQVLDWDVNEPFDQVVQRKLSRPPGWLRTVGR; translated from the coding sequence ATGTCACGTTCATTGTTTCTTGGGATCATCATATATGTTCTGCTGGTCACCGGCATGGCAACGGTGCGCGGGGGAATGATCGCGCTTTCGTTGCCGCTGGTTGTGTATTTGCTAGCAGGTTTTTTGTTGATCCCCGATAAAGTCAAATTGGAAGCTACGCGTCATTTGAGCGCTGAACGTGTTTCGCCCAATGCTGATGTCACGGTAACTGTGACGATCACCAATCGCGGCTCTGATTTGGATGAAGTTCTCGTCGAAGATATTTTGCCCGCGGATTTGAAGATCCGCGTCGAACATAACCGACATCTGATTCGGCTTCCGAAAGATTCATCCTACACTTTTAGCTATGTGGTGTACGGTCCGCGTGGGGGATATGGGTTTGAAACAGTCAAGGCGGAGATCAAAGATATTTTGGCAGTGACCAGCCGCGAGGTCCAGATGGAGGCGAAGGGACAGTTATTTGTCTTTCCGCCGCTGACTCGTCTACGTCACGTTGCGATTCGTCCTCGCCGTACCCGAGTCTATGCAGGGACGATCCCTGCGCGGGCGGGTGGTTCCGGCACAGAGTTTTATGGAGTCCGCGAATATCAGCCGGGCGATTCGCCGCATGCGATCAATTGGCGGGCGAGCGCGCATAGTATGGACGCGTTGTATTCGAACGAGTTTCAACAGGAGCGTGTGGCGGATGTGGGGATCATCCTTGATGGCCGCGTGCGGACAAATGCGTTCACACATGGCCATTCGTTATTCGAACATTCGGTGCAGGCCGCAGCCGCATTGACGGATGCGTTGCTATTTCAGGGGAATCGTGTGGGGTTGTTGGTGTATGCAAAGTATCTGGGTTGGACATTCCCCGGTTATGGCAGGGTTCAGCGCGAGCGGATTTTACATGCGCTGGCGCATGCGAGGCCTGGCGGTAGTGAAGTATTCTCAGATCTTGAACATTTACCAGCGAGGTTTTTCCCACCAGAGTCGCAGATCATTTTGGTCTCGCCGTTATTGGATGGCGATTTGCAACCGTTGGTGCAGTTGCGCGCGCAAGGGTATCAGGTGTTGGTGGTGAGCCCAGACCATGTGAAGTTCGAGACATCCTATTTACCAAAGCATCGTAATGTAGAATTAGCTTCGCGTGTGGTTCAATTGGAACGACAGTTGATCTTGCAAAAGGCACAACGTGCGGGCATTCAGGTTTTGGATTGGGATGTGAACGAGCCGTTCGATCAGGTTGTACAGCGCAAGTTGAGTCGTCCGCCGGGCTGGTTGCGGACGGTGGGAAGATAA
- a CDS encoding MoxR family ATPase, which translates to MENTVTDITNVSKIGRQVIAEVERAVVGKSDLLEMMMASVLAGGHILLEDFPGLGKTLVARSFASALGLEFKRIQFTPDLLPGDITGGYIFNRTNNKFELRKGPVFANIVLADEINRASPKTQSALLEAMQEGRVTIEGETLPLPEPFLVLATQNPIEYEGTFPLPEAQLDRFMLKLKVGYPSLEEEKLILHRRRERKQDEVVLSRVTRAKQLLELRRAVETVHVDADLEEYIALLIHATRTDRRVAVGASPRGSLAFLKMARANAALDGREYITPDDIKRFATSVLSHRIILQPEYWMANSVTGDVIRDSLEKTPVPVVK; encoded by the coding sequence ATGGAGAATACCGTGACTGACATTACAAACGTCTCAAAGATCGGCAGGCAAGTCATTGCAGAGGTGGAGCGGGCTGTGGTCGGTAAAAGCGACCTACTCGAGATGATGATGGCGAGTGTGTTAGCGGGTGGGCACATTCTGCTTGAAGATTTTCCGGGCTTGGGTAAAACGCTTGTGGCCCGTAGCTTTGCCTCCGCGCTTGGCTTGGAGTTCAAGCGTATTCAGTTCACGCCAGACCTTTTGCCCGGTGACATCACCGGTGGATATATTTTCAACCGCACGAACAATAAGTTCGAACTGCGTAAGGGACCGGTCTTCGCCAATATTGTTTTGGCTGATGAGATCAACCGTGCGTCACCTAAAACACAGTCCGCTTTGCTGGAGGCCATGCAAGAGGGACGTGTGACCATCGAAGGCGAAACGCTCCCATTGCCTGAACCGTTCCTTGTGTTGGCCACACAAAACCCCATTGAGTATGAAGGCACGTTCCCACTCCCCGAAGCGCAACTGGATCGCTTTATGTTGAAGCTCAAGGTTGGCTACCCCAGCCTTGAAGAGGAAAAATTGATCCTGCATCGCAGACGCGAACGTAAACAAGATGAGGTCGTGTTGAGTCGCGTTACGCGTGCCAAGCAATTGTTGGAACTGCGTCGCGCTGTTGAAACTGTTCATGTGGATGCAGATCTTGAAGAATATATCGCATTGCTCATCCATGCCACGCGTACAGATCGCCGTGTGGCTGTTGGGGCAAGCCCGCGCGGCTCGCTGGCCTTCCTCAAAATGGCGCGCGCCAACGCCGCACTCGATGGCCGCGAATACATCACGCCAGACGATATCAAGCGTTTCGCAACCTCCGTGCTTTCGCATCGCATCATTCTGCAACCTGAATATTGGATGGCAAACTCGGTCACCGGCGATGTCATCCGCGATTCACTGGAGAAGACGCCGGTGCCGGTGGTTAAGTAA
- a CDS encoding DUF309 domain-containing protein: protein MIEKNCTIGQKSPNPSTEGDDTAIFSVIYSRPMSDCTSQLHPQAKEGLRLFNAGEYFEAHEALEDAWNAEEGTIKNLYRGLLQIAVTYLHITRGNYHGAVKVYERSKKWFTDIPFVCQGVHVGELKKDVETAIKELERLGEKRMAAFDLKLLKPVKWDEKRIFICDKCGTEMHEKNCKVSCPNCGNRFDCSDLNIYFD, encoded by the coding sequence ATGATCGAGAAAAATTGTACCATCGGGCAAAAAAGCCCGAACCCCTCCACAGAAGGAGATGATACGGCAATTTTCAGCGTGATATACTCTCGACCCATGAGCGATTGCACCAGCCAACTCCATCCGCAAGCCAAAGAGGGACTCCGCCTGTTCAATGCAGGGGAATACTTTGAAGCACACGAAGCGCTTGAAGACGCATGGAACGCTGAAGAAGGGACGATCAAGAACCTATATCGCGGCTTGTTGCAGATAGCGGTCACTTATCTGCACATCACACGCGGAAATTATCACGGCGCGGTCAAAGTATATGAGCGAAGCAAAAAATGGTTCACGGACATTCCGTTCGTGTGCCAGGGCGTTCATGTTGGGGAATTAAAAAAAGACGTGGAAACTGCGATAAAAGAATTGGAACGTCTCGGGGAAAAGAGAATGGCCGCGTTCGACCTGAAATTACTGAAGCCTGTGAAATGGGACGAGAAGCGCATCTTCATCTGTGACAAATGCGGCACCGAAATGCACGAGAAGAACTGCAAAGTGAGCTGTCCCAACTGCGGGAATCGATTCGATTGTTCGGACCTGAATATTTATTTTGATTGA
- a CDS encoding cyclase family protein, which translates to MTIYDISLTISPTLPTWPGDPGLELKQFESMDKGSGTNCTSISTSVHLGTHVDAPHHFLNDGRTVEQLPLEVLTGPCYVVQLPDGVEAISSDVLERVEIAPDMKRILFGTSNSHFWAKGVSEFQTDYVAISEDGAEWLVKHGVQLVGVDYLSVAPYGDSRPTHEVLLKAGVVVVEGLNLSNVMRGFYDLYCLPLKIAGSDGAPARAILIQS; encoded by the coding sequence ATGACCATCTACGACATTTCCCTGACGATCTCTCCAACTCTCCCCACTTGGCCTGGCGACCCGGGACTCGAGCTCAAACAATTCGAATCCATGGACAAGGGTTCAGGGACGAATTGCACAAGCATTAGCACCAGTGTTCACCTCGGCACACATGTGGATGCGCCACATCACTTTCTCAATGACGGTCGCACTGTTGAGCAGTTACCGCTCGAAGTGTTGACGGGTCCCTGTTACGTGGTGCAGTTACCGGACGGTGTCGAGGCGATCTCGTCGGATGTGTTGGAACGAGTGGAGATCGCGCCCGATATGAAACGTATTCTGTTTGGGACGAGTAATTCTCATTTTTGGGCGAAGGGTGTATCCGAGTTTCAAACCGATTACGTAGCGATCAGTGAAGACGGAGCAGAATGGTTGGTGAAACATGGCGTGCAATTGGTGGGCGTGGATTACCTGTCTGTTGCGCCGTATGGTGATTCAAGGCCGACACATGAAGTGTTGTTGAAGGCGGGCGTTGTGGTGGTGGAAGGATTGAATCTCTCGAACGTAATGCGTGGATTCTATGACTTGTATTGCCTGCCGCTCAAGATCGCTGGTTCTGACGGTGCGCCTGCTCGTGCGATCCTGATTCAGTCATGA